The following proteins come from a genomic window of Sphingosinicella flava:
- the lspA gene encoding signal peptidase II produces the protein MTYKRLGLIIAALIFIADQATKWLMIGPLQLQQRGLIEVLPIFDLRWTENRGVSMGFLTASTETGRWLLVAMTAAIATGVLVWLWREKNKLDAIALSMVLGGALGNIVDRTRFGYVVDFADLHFGDVHPFLVFNVADAAISIGVLLLVVRALLTREPKATRKEI, from the coding sequence ATGACCTACAAAAGGCTTGGCCTGATCATCGCCGCCCTCATCTTCATCGCCGACCAGGCGACGAAATGGCTGATGATCGGCCCGCTGCAGCTTCAGCAGCGCGGCCTCATCGAAGTGCTGCCGATCTTCGACCTGCGCTGGACGGAAAATCGCGGCGTTTCCATGGGCTTCCTGACCGCCAGCACCGAGACGGGCCGCTGGCTTCTCGTCGCCATGACTGCCGCGATTGCCACGGGCGTCCTTGTCTGGTTGTGGCGGGAGAAGAACAAGCTCGACGCCATCGCCCTGTCGATGGTGCTCGGTGGCGCGCTCGGGAATATCGTCGATCGCACGCGTTTCGGCTATGTCGTGGACTTCGCCGATCTGCATTTTGGTGACGTTCATCCCTTTTTGGTATTCAATGTCGCCGATGCTGCCATTAGCATCGGCGTTCTGTTATTGGTCGTCCGCGCGCTTTTGACTCGCGAGCCGAAGGCCACTCGGAAGGAAATTTGA
- a CDS encoding thymidylate synthase produces the protein MQAYLDLIARILDEGVAQQDRTGTGTLSVFGHQMRFDLSKGFPLVTTKKLHLRSIIIELLWFLNGDTNVRYLKDNKVSIWDEWADANGDLGPVYGKQWRDWEGPDGVRIDQIAALIDQINTNPASRRQIVSAWNPAEIDRMALAPCHCLFQTQVANGKLNLQLYQRSADVFLGVPFNIASYALLTHMLAQQCGLEPGTFVWTGGDCHLYSNHLDQARLQLTRDPRPLPTLTIKRKPDGIDRYAYEDFEISGYDPHPHIKAEVAV, from the coding sequence ATGCAAGCCTATCTCGACCTTATCGCCCGCATTCTCGACGAAGGGGTGGCGCAGCAGGACCGCACCGGCACCGGCACCCTGTCCGTCTTCGGCCATCAGATGCGGTTCGACCTGTCGAAGGGCTTTCCGCTCGTCACGACGAAGAAACTCCACCTGCGCTCGATCATCATCGAATTGCTCTGGTTTCTGAACGGCGACACCAATGTCCGTTACCTCAAGGATAACAAGGTCAGCATCTGGGATGAATGGGCCGACGCGAACGGCGATCTCGGCCCCGTCTACGGCAAGCAATGGCGCGATTGGGAAGGGCCGGACGGCGTCCGCATCGATCAGATCGCCGCGCTGATCGACCAGATCAATACCAACCCGGCCTCGCGCCGCCAGATCGTATCGGCCTGGAATCCAGCCGAGATCGACCGCATGGCGTTGGCCCCGTGCCATTGCCTGTTCCAGACGCAAGTCGCGAACGGCAAGCTCAACCTGCAGCTTTACCAGCGCAGCGCCGACGTGTTTCTGGGCGTGCCATTCAACATCGCGAGCTATGCCCTCCTCACCCACATGCTCGCCCAGCAATGCGGGCTGGAGCCGGGGACGTTCGTGTGGACCGGGGGCGATTGCCACCTTTATTCGAACCATCTCGACCAAGCGCGCCTGCAACTGACCCGCGACCCGCGCCCGCTGCCGACCCTGACGATCAAGCGCAAGCCAGACGGCATCGACCGCTATGCCTATGAGGATTTCGAGATTAGCGGCTACGATCCCCACCCGCATATCAAGGCCGAGGTGGCGGTTTGA
- a CDS encoding dihydrofolate reductase, translating into MPRIAIVVARAENGVIGKDGKLPWHLPADLKHFKAVTQGAPMIMGRKTFESLPGLLPGRRHIVVTRDPLWRAAGAEVARGVEEALALAGGERVSVIGGAEIIRLFEPLATAWELTELHCDADGDTFLDPPNPQRWRETARARHPAENGHPPFSFVHLERATS; encoded by the coding sequence ATGCCCCGTATCGCCATCGTCGTCGCCCGCGCCGAAAACGGCGTAATCGGGAAGGACGGCAAGCTCCCCTGGCACCTCCCCGCCGACCTCAAGCATTTCAAGGCGGTGACGCAAGGCGCGCCGATGATCATGGGCCGCAAGACGTTCGAAAGCCTGCCCGGCCTGCTGCCGGGGCGCCGCCATATCGTCGTCACCCGCGATCCGCTTTGGCGGGCGGCGGGAGCGGAAGTCGCTCGCGGCGTGGAAGAGGCTTTGGCCTTGGCGGGGGGCGAACGCGTATCGGTGATCGGCGGCGCCGAGATCATTCGCCTGTTCGAACCGCTGGCGACCGCCTGGGAATTGACCGAACTGCACTGCGACGCCGATGGCGACACTTTTCTTGATCCCCCGAATCCGCAAAGATGGCGCGAAACGGCGCGCGCGCGGCATCCGGCGGAAAACGGCCATCCCCCTTTCAGTTTCGTGCATCTGGAAAGAGCGACATCATGA
- the prfB gene encoding peptide chain release factor 2, translated as MRAEAQAYADQINAALALLRRFLDWDRALRRLDELNSRVEDPALWNDAKAAQDVMRERRRLDEAISATNAISKELADTIELIEMAEAEGDEALVDDAVASLQALAERAEKDKVTALLAGEADANDTYVEINSGAGGTESNDWAGMLQRMYSRWAERHGMKVELVDYHAGEQAGIKSATLLVKGENAYGYAKTESGVHRLVRISPYDSSARRHTSFASVWVYPVIDENIEVEYNESDLRIDTYRASGAGGQHINTTDSAVRITHIPTGIVVQCQNQRSQHKNKAEAYNQLRARLYELELQKREAEASATAASKTDIGWGHQIRSYVLQPYQLVKDLRTGVTSTAPSDVLDGDLDRFMAAALSQRVTGEKVEVEDVD; from the coding sequence ATGCGCGCCGAAGCGCAAGCCTATGCCGATCAGATCAATGCCGCCCTGGCCCTTCTCCGCCGCTTTCTCGATTGGGATCGCGCCTTGCGGCGGCTGGACGAATTGAACAGCCGCGTCGAAGACCCGGCGCTCTGGAACGACGCCAAGGCCGCGCAGGACGTGATGCGCGAACGCCGCCGGCTCGATGAAGCGATTTCGGCGACCAACGCCATTTCCAAAGAGCTTGCGGACACGATCGAGCTGATCGAGATGGCGGAGGCGGAAGGCGATGAAGCCTTGGTCGACGACGCCGTCGCCTCCCTCCAGGCGCTCGCCGAACGGGCGGAGAAGGACAAGGTGACCGCGCTCCTCGCCGGTGAGGCCGACGCCAACGATACTTATGTCGAGATCAATTCGGGTGCAGGCGGCACGGAAAGCAACGACTGGGCCGGAATGCTCCAGCGTATGTACAGCCGCTGGGCGGAGCGGCACGGCATGAAGGTCGAGCTCGTCGACTATCATGCGGGCGAACAAGCGGGTATCAAATCCGCGACCCTGCTGGTGAAGGGCGAGAATGCCTATGGCTATGCCAAGACGGAAAGCGGCGTTCACCGCCTCGTCCGCATCAGCCCCTATGACAGCTCGGCGCGGCGCCACACCAGCTTCGCCTCGGTCTGGGTCTATCCGGTGATCGACGAAAATATCGAGGTCGAATATAATGAAAGCGACCTGCGCATCGACACCTATCGCGCCTCGGGCGCGGGCGGGCAGCATATCAATACCACCGATTCCGCCGTCCGCATCACGCACATTCCGACCGGCATCGTCGTCCAATGCCAGAACCAGCGTTCGCAGCACAAGAACAAGGCCGAAGCCTATAACCAGCTCCGCGCCCGCCTTTACGAGCTGGAATTGCAGAAGCGCGAGGCGGAAGCCAGCGCGACGGCTGCATCCAAGACCGATATCGGCTGGGGCCACCAGATTCGCTCCTACGTGCTGCAACCCTATCAGCTGGTGAAGGATCTGCGCACCGGCGTCACCTCCACCGCGCCGTCCGACGTGCTGGACGGCGATCTCGACCGCTTCATGGCCGCCGCCCTTTCGCAGCGCGTGACGGGCGAAAAGGTCGAAGTCGAAGATGTGGATTGA
- a CDS encoding bifunctional riboflavin kinase/FAD synthetase, whose protein sequence is MERLDGGAKVPEHLHGGIVALGNFDGFHLGHQAVVGRAVERARAEGRPALVATFDPHPVRHFRPDTPPFRLTTLDQRQRLFAEAGADAMLVFHFDGELASVTAEDFVTDRLLARIGAAGVVTGEDFTFGKGRGGDTGVLRAMGEEHGFSVDTVAPVLNDGLAVSSSRIREALQVGDCETAARLLTRPFAIEAIVEHGDKRGRAIGYPTANMSLGKYLRPAFGIYAVRGRLPNGRSLDGAASLGIRPMFDPPKELLEPYFFDFSGNLYGQRVEVELISYLRPEAKFHDMDALIRQMDADCIEARRRLSLYSSPRTDPGSTNTGG, encoded by the coding sequence ATGGAGCGGCTGGACGGCGGCGCGAAGGTGCCGGAACATCTGCACGGGGGCATCGTCGCGCTCGGCAATTTCGATGGATTTCATCTGGGCCATCAGGCGGTGGTCGGCCGTGCCGTGGAGCGCGCGCGTGCCGAAGGGCGTCCGGCGCTGGTCGCGACCTTCGATCCGCATCCCGTCCGCCATTTTCGCCCCGACACGCCGCCCTTCCGGCTCACCACGCTGGATCAGCGCCAGCGGCTGTTCGCGGAAGCCGGCGCGGACGCAATGCTCGTTTTCCATTTCGACGGGGAATTGGCGAGCGTCACCGCGGAGGATTTCGTCACCGACCGGCTGCTCGCCCGCATCGGCGCGGCGGGCGTGGTGACGGGGGAAGACTTCACGTTCGGCAAAGGGCGCGGCGGCGATACCGGCGTGCTCCGCGCCATGGGCGAAGAGCATGGCTTTTCCGTCGACACGGTCGCGCCGGTGCTGAACGACGGCTTGGCGGTGTCGTCCAGCCGTATCCGCGAAGCGTTGCAGGTCGGCGATTGCGAGACGGCGGCGCGTCTCCTCACCCGGCCCTTCGCGATCGAGGCCATTGTCGAACATGGCGACAAAAGAGGGCGGGCGATCGGCTATCCGACCGCCAATATGAGCCTCGGCAAATATCTCCGTCCCGCCTTCGGCATCTATGCCGTTCGCGGGCGATTGCCGAACGGACGGTCGCTGGATGGGGCCGCGAGCCTCGGCATCCGCCCGATGTTCGACCCGCCCAAGGAATTGCTCGAACCCTATTTCTTCGACTTTTCCGGCAACCTGTACGGACAGAGGGTGGAGGTGGAGCTTATCTCCTACCTGCGCCCGGAAGCGAAATTCCACGATATGGACGCTCTTATCCGCCAGATGGACGCCGATTGTATCGAGGCGAGGCGCCGCCTTTCCCTCTATTCGTCACCCCGGACTGATCCGGGGTCCACGAACACGGGGGGCTAG
- the ileS gene encoding isoleucine--tRNA ligase, with translation MSEKPDYKNTVFLPQTDFPMKAGLAQKEPAILARWSEQGLYDKLRAARAGKTRFILHDGPPYANGDIHMGHAMNKVLKDIIVRSRTLMGYDAPYVPGWDCHGLPIEWKVEEAYRKQKLDKDQVPTAQFRAECRAYADKWVDVQKAQFQRLGIMGEWDDPYLTMNYEAEAAIVAELLKFAESGQLYRGAKPVMWSPVEKTALAEAEVEYEDITSTQIDVGFEIVEAPNAPEIIGTYAAIWTTTPWTIPVNQALAYGPNILYFIVFDGTNRFLVADALLESFSQRTGIHISPAARAFALKLGNDHFLDGKIPSDLGFNAFENLAGWIPGSRLKDGMAMHPMHHLGGFYASPRPLLPGDFVTTDAGTGLVHMAPDHGEDDFLLCKAHGIDPVFAVTDDGRYREDWAWLGGQGSVINPKFNASGNASKMEEGPICRDLREAGALLAASDDFQHSYPHSWRSKAKVIFRCTPQWFIPMDQSGGQRVSTSLDTNGVEGSRDKDGIEGNPQPFASSEVEKRGQCHNSASMTLRETAIAAIEETRWVPAKAQNRIGAMVAGRPDWVISRQRAWGVPIALYVNRKTGDYLRDPAVNRRIVEAFKKNGADAWFMARHEELLGPDHNLADYDIVTDILDVWFDSGSTHAYVVEARYGEGTRADLYVEGSDQHRGWFQSSLLESCGTRGRAPYEAVLTHGFALDQNGRKMSKSIGNVVDPLKIIDESGADILRMWVASTDYFEDVRIGKEVLAGTSDAYRKLRNTFRYLLGALGDFTGAERVAARDMPELERWVLHRLALLDAELKSAAETFEFNRYTRAITNFANDDLSAFFFDIRKDSLYCDAPTSAKRRAYRTVLDIVFHALVRWSAPILCFTAEEVWASRYPEEESIHLETWPEVDAAWRDDGLAQKWERLREYRRLVTETIEPFRREKIIRSSLEASVTVHHSRPHDIASYSEDELAEYFIVSQVALEPEALSSEVAETSDTLSQNILGISVEVARTDNEKCGRCWRHLPEVKEEGALCARCDEVLHG, from the coding sequence ATGTCCGAAAAACCTGACTATAAGAATACCGTCTTCCTGCCGCAGACGGATTTCCCGATGAAGGCCGGCCTCGCGCAGAAGGAGCCGGCCATTCTCGCGCGCTGGTCCGAGCAGGGGCTGTACGACAAGCTCCGCGCGGCGCGCGCGGGCAAGACCCGCTTCATCCTCCACGACGGCCCGCCTTACGCCAATGGCGACATCCATATGGGCCATGCGATGAACAAGGTGCTGAAGGACATCATCGTCCGATCCCGCACCCTGATGGGCTATGACGCGCCTTACGTTCCGGGTTGGGACTGCCACGGCCTCCCCATCGAGTGGAAGGTCGAGGAAGCCTATCGCAAACAGAAGCTCGATAAGGATCAGGTGCCGACCGCCCAATTCCGCGCCGAATGCCGGGCCTATGCCGACAAATGGGTGGATGTGCAGAAGGCGCAATTCCAGCGCCTCGGCATCATGGGCGAGTGGGACGACCCCTATCTCACCATGAATTACGAGGCCGAGGCCGCAATCGTGGCTGAGCTTCTGAAATTCGCCGAAAGCGGCCAGCTCTACCGCGGCGCCAAGCCTGTGATGTGGTCGCCCGTGGAGAAGACCGCTCTGGCCGAAGCCGAAGTGGAATATGAGGACATCACCTCGACCCAGATCGATGTTGGATTTGAGATTGTTGAGGCGCCGAATGCGCCCGAAATAATCGGGACATACGCAGCTATCTGGACCACGACACCGTGGACGATTCCGGTCAATCAAGCTTTGGCGTATGGACCCAACATCCTCTATTTTATCGTATTCGATGGGACAAATCGTTTTCTCGTGGCGGATGCGCTGCTGGAATCGTTCTCACAGCGTACCGGAATTCACATCTCCCCAGCAGCGCGAGCTTTCGCGCTGAAATTGGGCAATGACCATTTCTTGGATGGAAAAATCCCGTCCGACTTAGGCTTCAACGCATTTGAGAACCTAGCTGGGTGGATTCCTGGATCCCGCTTGAAAGATGGAATGGCGATGCACCCGATGCATCACCTGGGCGGCTTCTATGCCAGCCCGCGCCCCCTCCTCCCCGGCGATTTCGTCACCACCGATGCGGGTACCGGCCTTGTCCACATGGCACCGGACCATGGCGAGGACGATTTCCTGCTCTGCAAGGCGCATGGGATCGATCCGGTTTTCGCCGTCACCGACGACGGGCGCTATCGCGAGGATTGGGCGTGGCTCGGCGGCCAGGGCAGCGTCATCAATCCGAAGTTCAATGCGTCGGGCAATGCGTCCAAGATGGAAGAGGGCCCGATCTGCCGCGACCTGCGCGAAGCGGGTGCCTTGCTCGCCGCGTCGGACGATTTCCAGCATAGCTATCCTCACAGCTGGCGCTCCAAGGCGAAGGTCATCTTCCGCTGCACCCCGCAATGGTTCATTCCGATGGATCAGAGCGGGGGTCAGCGTGTCTCGACTTCGCTCGACACGAACGGGGTTGAGGGCTCGCGTGACAAGGACGGAATTGAGGGCAATCCACAACCGTTCGCTTCGAGCGAAGTCGAGAAGCGTGGGCAATGCCACAACAGTGCTTCCATGACCCTCCGCGAAACGGCCATCGCCGCCATCGAAGAGACCCGCTGGGTTCCGGCCAAGGCGCAGAACCGCATAGGCGCGATGGTCGCTGGACGGCCCGACTGGGTCATCTCCCGCCAGCGCGCCTGGGGCGTGCCGATCGCGCTTTATGTGAATCGCAAGACCGGCGACTATCTCCGCGATCCCGCCGTCAACCGGCGGATCGTCGAGGCCTTCAAGAAGAATGGCGCCGATGCCTGGTTCATGGCGCGGCATGAGGAATTGCTCGGGCCCGACCACAATCTCGCCGATTACGACATCGTCACCGACATTCTCGACGTCTGGTTCGACAGCGGCTCCACCCACGCTTATGTGGTCGAGGCCCGCTATGGCGAGGGCACCCGCGCGGACCTGTATGTCGAGGGTTCGGACCAGCATCGCGGCTGGTTCCAATCCTCGCTTCTCGAAAGCTGCGGCACGCGCGGCCGGGCGCCATATGAGGCGGTGCTGACCCACGGCTTCGCGCTCGACCAGAATGGCCGCAAGATGTCCAAGTCGATCGGCAATGTCGTCGATCCGCTGAAGATAATCGACGAAAGCGGTGCGGACATATTGCGGATGTGGGTCGCCTCGACCGATTATTTCGAGGATGTGCGCATCGGCAAGGAAGTGCTCGCGGGCACGTCCGACGCCTACCGCAAGCTCCGCAACACCTTCCGCTATCTGCTCGGCGCGCTCGGCGATTTCACCGGGGCAGAGCGCGTTGCGGCGCGGGACATGCCTGAGCTGGAACGTTGGGTGCTCCACCGCCTCGCGCTTCTCGACGCGGAGCTGAAATCGGCGGCTGAGACCTTCGAATTCAATCGCTACACGCGCGCGATCACCAATTTCGCAAATGACGACCTGTCGGCTTTCTTCTTCGATATCCGCAAGGACAGCCTCTACTGCGATGCGCCGACCTCGGCGAAGCGCCGCGCCTATCGCACCGTTCTCGACATCGTCTTCCACGCGCTGGTGCGCTGGTCCGCGCCAATCCTTTGCTTCACGGCCGAGGAAGTGTGGGCGAGCCGCTATCCCGAGGAGGAGTCCATCCATCTGGAAACTTGGCCGGAAGTCGATGCCGCGTGGCGCGATGATGGGCTGGCTCAGAAGTGGGAACGCCTGAGAGAATATCGTCGTCTCGTAACCGAGACCATTGAGCCTTTCCGTCGCGAAAAGATCATACGCTCGAGCTTGGAAGCCAGTGTGACGGTTCACCACAGCCGACCCCACGATATTGCCTCTTATTCAGAAGACGAACTGGCCGAATATTTTATCGTCTCTCAAGTGGCCCTGGAACCGGAGGCATTGTCTAGCGAGGTGGCCGAAACCAGCGACACCCTTTCCCAAAATATTTTGGGAATTTCGGTGGAAGTAGCTCGCACGGACAATGAAAAATGCGGCCGCTGTTGGCGTCATTTGCCGGAAGTGAAGGAAGAAGGTGCGCTTTGCGCCCGCTGCGACGAGGTTCTCCATGGTTGA
- a CDS encoding JAB domain-containing protein yields MDLFGVETWQEDAMVDVADADLKILTARDAADLFAPILANCASEKLIVAHLDGEGRVLGFSETAGMEDRVDLPIRDIVRDALSVEAHAIILAHNHPSGDPRPSARDKDSTRRLAEVASAIGVALRDHLIFADGGCRSLRAMGLI; encoded by the coding sequence GTGGACCTTTTTGGTGTCGAAACATGGCAAGAAGACGCCATGGTGGATGTCGCCGATGCCGACTTGAAAATCCTCACCGCGCGCGATGCGGCGGACCTGTTCGCGCCGATCCTCGCCAATTGCGCCTCGGAAAAACTCATCGTCGCGCATCTCGACGGGGAGGGGCGCGTGCTTGGCTTCAGCGAAACGGCGGGGATGGAGGACCGGGTCGATCTTCCCATCCGCGACATCGTCCGGGACGCACTGAGCGTGGAAGCCCACGCCATCATCCTTGCCCACAATCATCCGAGCGGCGATCCGCGGCCGAGCGCGCGCGACAAGGATTCGACGCGCCGGCTTGCCGAGGTGGCGAGTGCTATCGGCGTGGCCCTGCGCGATCACCTGATCTTCGCGGATGGCGGATGCCGCAGCCTCCGGGCGATGGGGCTGATCTAG
- a CDS encoding DUF1176 domain-containing protein codes for MILALLALGMTPQPGEVKTFGDWMAGCDNGRACRAVALLDENGSSDWTIAIDRGAGLSDLPTVNYRENDLPETCTHYDIYIDGVKQPLDLASACPDGKTIKLREIAHDYGPYDPNLPAILKGSLMEYRLEDGRVAARVSLKGSAAALRYMDEQQGRIGTATALTETGSAEQAPLPALPEIAAVAPTRPAPPARLNKAQIVKWQKQAQCDLAGRMEGAESHRLDDRTSLILAPCWLAAYNAGSLALIARKADGSDAAPAPIARDLGADGTASKAAPVIAGAEWSKASNLLSSYYKGRGIGDCGIRQIWAWDGQAFQLASAAKMDECRGSGDFIPVWRAEVVRTGSSQ; via the coding sequence ATGATATTGGCCCTTCTCGCCCTCGGCATGACCCCGCAGCCGGGCGAGGTGAAGACCTTCGGCGACTGGATGGCCGGATGCGACAATGGCCGCGCCTGCCGCGCGGTGGCGCTGCTTGACGAAAATGGAAGCAGCGATTGGACGATCGCGATCGACCGGGGGGCAGGCCTGTCCGACCTTCCGACCGTCAACTATCGCGAAAATGACCTGCCGGAGACTTGCACCCATTACGACATCTACATTGACGGGGTGAAGCAGCCCCTCGACCTGGCGTCGGCCTGCCCGGACGGCAAGACCATCAAGCTGCGCGAGATCGCCCACGATTATGGCCCCTACGACCCCAATCTGCCCGCGATCCTGAAGGGGAGCCTGATGGAATATCGCCTGGAAGACGGGCGCGTCGCCGCGCGCGTGTCCCTGAAGGGCAGCGCGGCGGCCTTGCGCTACATGGACGAGCAGCAGGGCCGGATCGGAACCGCCACCGCCCTGACGGAAACGGGAAGCGCCGAGCAGGCCCCTCTGCCCGCCCTGCCGGAAATCGCCGCCGTCGCGCCGACGCGCCCGGCCCCGCCCGCGCGGCTCAACAAGGCGCAGATCGTGAAGTGGCAGAAACAGGCGCAATGCGATCTGGCCGGGAGGATGGAAGGCGCGGAAAGCCACCGGCTGGACGACCGCACGAGCCTCATCCTCGCGCCGTGCTGGCTCGCCGCCTACAATGCGGGTTCGCTTGCGCTCATCGCCCGCAAGGCGGACGGCAGCGACGCCGCGCCCGCGCCCATTGCGCGAGATCTTGGCGCGGATGGCACGGCATCGAAAGCCGCGCCGGTCATCGCGGGGGCGGAATGGTCGAAAGCATCCAACCTTCTATCAAGTTATTACAAGGGAAGAGGGATTGGCGATTGCGGCATACGTCAAATCTGGGCCTGGGATGGGCAAGCCTTCCAGCTGGCGTCCGCGGCCAAAATGGATGAATGCCGCGGCTCGGGGGATTTTATCCCGGTTTGGCGGGCGGAAGTCGTCCGCACTGGCTCTTCCCAATGA
- a CDS encoding class I SAM-dependent methyltransferase, whose translation MIALLIPLALLAACKEQPEKSPFPDPQRPVAPIVSSSYSNEDSRDSVGEFETVVRLAGVGPGMSVADIGAGEGYYTVRLAPLVGARGRVLAQDIVPETRNALASRVQRERLDNVAVKLGEPNDPKLPQASFDRIFMVHMYHEIERPSEFLWHLRPSLKKGGSVVVVDADRPTNRHGTPPKLLICEFASVGFELSSFERLGDSESYFAQFVASGARPEPAQIQVCQV comes from the coding sequence ATGATTGCGCTTCTCATCCCCCTCGCGCTTCTCGCCGCCTGCAAGGAGCAGCCGGAAAAATCGCCCTTTCCCGATCCACAGCGCCCCGTCGCGCCGATCGTGTCGTCCAGCTATTCCAACGAGGATTCCCGCGACAGCGTCGGCGAGTTTGAAACCGTCGTCCGGCTCGCGGGCGTCGGCCCCGGCATGTCGGTCGCCGATATCGGCGCGGGCGAGGGCTATTATACCGTGCGCCTTGCCCCCCTGGTGGGCGCGCGGGGGCGCGTTCTGGCGCAAGACATCGTGCCGGAAACCCGCAACGCGCTCGCCAGTCGTGTTCAGCGCGAGCGGCTCGACAATGTCGCGGTGAAATTGGGCGAGCCCAACGATCCCAAACTGCCGCAAGCCTCGTTCGACCGCATCTTCATGGTACACATGTATCACGAGATCGAGCGGCCGAGCGAATTTCTCTGGCACCTCCGCCCCAGCCTGAAGAAGGGCGGCAGCGTCGTCGTGGTCGATGCCGACCGGCCGACCAACCGGCACGGCACGCCGCCCAAGCTGCTCATCTGCGAATTCGCATCGGTGGGGTTCGAACTGTCGAGCTTCGAGCGGCTCGGCGACAGCGAATCCTATTTCGCGCAATTCGTGGCGTCGGGCGCCCGGCCGGAACCGGCGCAGATCCAGGTCTGCCAGGTCTAG